Proteins encoded by one window of Streptomyces sp. NBC_01571:
- a CDS encoding DAK2 domain-containing protein, whose translation MPQVPQTLDALAVRTWCGLALEALGRAREEIDAINVYPVADGDTGTNLYLTVESATAAVEAVFAGHETVAAAGDGRASAGDGRPTLADAVRAMAHGALIGARGNSGTILAQLLRGMALVLAADGESGRTGAEGLRLALRQAADSARDAVAHPVEGTVLTVAAAAAEAAGGAEGDCGTVARAAYEGARAALVATPRQLAVLARAGVVDAGGRGLVAVLAALVETFTGESPRAGWALGEVHTRVAVAAGPVTAAGHTEPGPVEPGHAEPGCVDDRPDDGGPAFEVIYLLEAQDAAVTRLRDRLDRLGDSLVVVGGDGLWNVHVHVDDAGAAVEAGVEAGRPHRIRITHFGLGDAHTAGAAGLPPRERAQRAVVAVVPGEGLAGLYAEAGATTVLARPGEPPASGELVDAVRRAHAREVVLLPNDADLRHTAAAAAEQARTEGVRVALIPTRSAVQGIAALAVHEPGRRFDEDVVAMTSAAGATRYAEVAVAERQSWTMAGICQAGDVLGLIEGDVAVIGADIAATAEAVIDRMLAAGGEMVTLVVGDEAPGAIAARLESRVREGYLAVDTVVYRGGRQGALLLIGVE comes from the coding sequence GTGCCGCAGGTGCCGCAGACATTGGATGCTCTCGCGGTGCGCACCTGGTGCGGCCTCGCGCTGGAGGCGCTGGGCCGGGCCCGCGAGGAGATCGACGCCATCAATGTCTATCCGGTGGCCGACGGGGACACCGGGACGAACCTCTATCTGACCGTGGAGTCGGCGACGGCGGCGGTGGAGGCGGTCTTCGCGGGCCACGAGACGGTGGCCGCCGCGGGCGACGGCCGCGCGAGCGCGGGGGACGGGCGGCCCACTCTCGCCGACGCCGTGCGGGCGATGGCGCACGGGGCGCTGATCGGGGCCCGCGGCAACTCCGGGACGATCCTCGCGCAGCTGCTGCGCGGTATGGCGCTGGTGCTGGCCGCCGACGGCGAGAGCGGTCGCACCGGTGCCGAGGGACTCCGTCTCGCCCTGCGGCAGGCCGCCGACTCCGCGCGCGACGCCGTAGCGCACCCGGTCGAGGGCACGGTCCTCACGGTCGCCGCGGCCGCCGCCGAAGCGGCCGGCGGCGCCGAGGGGGACTGCGGCACCGTCGCGCGCGCGGCCTACGAGGGAGCACGGGCGGCCCTCGTGGCGACCCCCCGGCAGCTCGCCGTCCTGGCCCGTGCCGGTGTGGTGGACGCCGGCGGGCGGGGGCTGGTGGCGGTGCTGGCGGCGCTGGTGGAGACGTTCACAGGGGAGTCCCCGCGCGCCGGGTGGGCGCTGGGGGAGGTGCACACGCGTGTGGCCGTGGCGGCCGGGCCCGTGACCGCCGCCGGTCACACCGAACCGGGTCCCGTCGAGCCCGGTCACGCCGAGCCCGGATGCGTGGACGACCGGCCGGACGACGGAGGGCCGGCCTTCGAGGTCATCTACCTCTTGGAGGCGCAGGACGCGGCCGTGACGCGGTTGCGCGACCGGCTCGACCGCCTCGGGGACTCGCTCGTGGTCGTCGGCGGCGACGGACTGTGGAACGTCCACGTCCATGTGGACGACGCGGGTGCCGCGGTGGAGGCGGGCGTCGAGGCCGGGCGGCCGCACCGCATCAGGATCACGCACTTCGGGCTCGGTGACGCGCACACCGCGGGCGCGGCGGGGCTGCCGCCCCGGGAACGGGCGCAGCGGGCCGTCGTGGCGGTGGTGCCCGGCGAGGGACTGGCCGGGCTGTACGCCGAGGCCGGGGCGACCACCGTGCTCGCGCGCCCCGGCGAGCCGCCCGCCAGCGGGGAGCTCGTGGACGCCGTACGAAGGGCCCACGCGCGCGAGGTGGTGCTGCTGCCCAACGACGCCGACCTGCGGCACACCGCGGCGGCCGCGGCCGAACAGGCCCGTACGGAGGGGGTGCGGGTCGCGCTGATCCCGACCCGTTCCGCGGTCCAGGGCATCGCCGCGCTGGCCGTGCACGAGCCCGGGCGGCGCTTCGACGAGGACGTCGTCGCCATGACCTCGGCGGCGGGTGCCACCCGGTATGCCGAGGTCGCCGTCGCCGAGCGGCAGTCCTGGACCATGGCGGGCATCTGTCAGGCCGGGGACGTCCTCGGTCTCATCGAGGGGGATGTCGCGGTGATCGGTGCGGACATCGCGGCCACGGCCGAGGCCGTCATCGACCGTATGCTCGCCGCCGGTGGTGAGATGGTGACCCTGGTCGTCGGTGACGAGGCGCCCGGCGCCATCGCCGCGCGTCTCGAATCCCGGGTCAGGGAGGGCTACTTGGCGGTCGACACGGTGGTGTATCGAGGGGGGCGGCAGGGCGCGTTGCTGCTGATCGGCGTGGAGTAG
- a CDS encoding tetratricopeptide repeat protein translates to MNGPAMDFDTLRQAMGDNYEQPEGPARNARAEQLLAEAEKLDIPLAVIEALGHQLKVYNYSSEKDKMFVPFARLLRLWDEHPEDFDEYEIHSLHWVFKWMSAGMLDQPHIPLASIEKWLGEMEYRYRLAGHSERAVRGAEFSVAAHLGDMERAERAYAAWLAADRDSMADCHACELHSQGWWQAERDADAQALELWRPVLEGEHSCAHEPHTVLASSLVPLLRLGRLEEARAHHLRGLRLVRPMESMRAAYADHVEFCALSGNEARALELLAERPAYFTDSGDPRSKLDFMAVTALVMDRLTGLGLGGRTVPGPAGHTWTAGELAAHAREQALSLAARFDARNGTSYVSGRARARMDRRPLVDRLPLGVRSARHVPAAAAAAASDTDARPGSGSGPDTAPRPGEDGPDRATGSDLPALLAEARRLSRSRDPDAVAAWAAVSRAAEGRELEARDRAEIADHAAMERGPEGIELFHEAAELYDAAGDPGEALAARARAAYVLALVGGSEEALAAVTELHEKALALFADGGTGVSQTASVLVGRARILVHRVQESGDADGSGPGRPDPAGADGIRAAEAAVRELLTLSEPHVADVRMASRAAEAQAMLGELAAHSGDAEAAAELLGRAAEAFVAAGLPSFAVEYESRLAGIARHLGDAEGAERAARAALEHGGPRLEPMGQAQLHLQLAEILGETEQVADAAEHALEAAHWADEAGQGPTLGAWARHQLGGFLLRQGRWAEAAEILESALPDLTGDMHGDGAIVQTRWWLGDCLTELGEHRDAAENWLRAADIARHWPEQRDHATLAHLAAEALGHAGLPAEAERAYARAGDLWRELGNVHALVRSLRARAWASLRTGAGLDRSRELMAEAVRDCEEGVRLSGAVGEQDPQVPLRLVAELGHTHRQFGDLVARSVTDDVEEGVARGLFEEALGHVTRAVSVFASLGDEALDARTGAELAAGWLEADLLRPAAAAARARGVLSAYAGASEGDGPAGARRAEAENMLRLMEERGEG, encoded by the coding sequence ATGAACGGCCCGGCCATGGACTTCGACACCCTGCGCCAGGCGATGGGGGACAACTACGAGCAGCCGGAGGGGCCCGCCCGCAACGCGCGCGCGGAACAGCTGCTCGCCGAGGCGGAGAAGCTGGACATCCCGCTCGCCGTGATCGAGGCGCTCGGACACCAGCTGAAGGTCTACAACTACAGCTCCGAGAAGGACAAGATGTTCGTCCCCTTCGCGCGCCTGCTGCGCCTGTGGGACGAACACCCCGAGGACTTCGACGAGTACGAGATCCACTCGCTGCACTGGGTCTTCAAGTGGATGTCGGCCGGCATGCTCGACCAGCCGCACATCCCGCTCGCCTCCATCGAGAAGTGGCTCGGCGAGATGGAGTACCGCTACCGGCTCGCCGGGCACTCCGAACGGGCCGTGCGCGGTGCCGAGTTCAGCGTGGCCGCGCACCTGGGGGACATGGAGCGCGCGGAACGCGCCTATGCCGCCTGGCTGGCCGCCGACCGCGACAGCATGGCGGACTGCCACGCGTGCGAGCTGCACAGCCAGGGCTGGTGGCAGGCCGAACGCGACGCCGACGCGCAGGCGCTGGAGCTGTGGCGCCCGGTCCTGGAGGGCGAGCACAGCTGCGCCCACGAGCCGCACACCGTGCTGGCGTCCTCCCTCGTCCCGCTGCTGCGCCTGGGCCGTCTGGAGGAGGCCCGCGCCCATCACCTCCGGGGCCTGCGTCTGGTGCGCCCCATGGAGAGCATGCGCGCGGCCTACGCGGACCACGTGGAGTTCTGCGCGCTGTCGGGGAACGAGGCGCGCGCCCTGGAACTGCTCGCCGAGCGGCCCGCCTACTTCACGGACTCCGGCGACCCGCGCAGCAAGCTCGACTTCATGGCCGTCACCGCCCTGGTGATGGACCGCCTGACCGGGCTCGGCCTCGGCGGACGGACGGTGCCGGGGCCGGCCGGGCACACGTGGACCGCGGGCGAACTCGCCGCCCACGCGCGCGAGCAGGCCCTTTCCCTCGCGGCGCGCTTCGACGCCCGCAACGGCACGTCGTACGTCAGCGGGCGGGCGCGGGCGCGGATGGACCGGCGTCCGCTGGTGGACCGGCTGCCGCTGGGCGTGCGGTCGGCGCGGCACGTACCGGCGGCCGCGGCCGCCGCGGCGTCGGACACGGATGCGCGTCCCGGGTCGGGCTCGGGCCCGGACACGGCACCGCGGCCTGGGGAAGACGGCCCTGACCGGGCCACCGGGTCGGACCTGCCCGCGCTGCTCGCCGAGGCCCGGCGGCTGTCGCGGTCCCGCGACCCGGACGCCGTGGCGGCCTGGGCGGCGGTCTCGCGCGCAGCCGAGGGCCGGGAGCTGGAGGCCCGCGACCGCGCGGAGATCGCCGACCACGCGGCGATGGAGCGCGGGCCCGAGGGCATCGAACTCTTCCACGAGGCCGCGGAGCTGTACGACGCGGCGGGCGACCCCGGCGAGGCGCTCGCCGCCCGGGCCCGCGCCGCGTACGTCCTCGCCCTCGTCGGCGGGTCCGAGGAGGCACTGGCGGCCGTCACGGAGTTGCACGAGAAGGCGCTCGCTCTCTTCGCGGACGGCGGGACGGGGGTGTCGCAGACGGCGTCCGTGCTGGTGGGACGGGCACGGATCCTGGTGCACCGGGTGCAGGAGAGCGGCGACGCGGACGGGTCCGGGCCGGGCCGGCCCGATCCGGCCGGCGCCGACGGGATCAGGGCCGCCGAGGCGGCCGTGCGGGAGCTGCTGACGCTCTCCGAGCCGCACGTCGCGGACGTACGGATGGCCTCGCGGGCCGCGGAGGCGCAGGCCATGCTCGGCGAGCTCGCCGCTCACTCCGGGGACGCCGAGGCCGCCGCGGAACTGCTCGGACGGGCGGCGGAGGCGTTCGTGGCGGCCGGGCTGCCGTCGTTCGCCGTGGAGTACGAGTCCCGGCTCGCCGGAATCGCCCGGCACCTGGGCGACGCGGAGGGCGCCGAGCGGGCCGCACGGGCCGCGCTGGAGCACGGCGGGCCCCGCCTGGAGCCGATGGGACAGGCGCAGCTGCACCTCCAGCTCGCCGAGATCCTCGGCGAGACCGAGCAGGTCGCGGACGCCGCGGAACACGCGCTGGAGGCCGCGCACTGGGCCGACGAGGCCGGGCAGGGTCCCACGCTCGGGGCCTGGGCGCGCCACCAGCTGGGCGGTTTCCTGCTCCGGCAGGGGCGTTGGGCCGAGGCCGCGGAGATCCTGGAGTCGGCGCTGCCCGATCTGACCGGCGACATGCACGGCGACGGTGCGATCGTGCAGACACGGTGGTGGCTCGGTGACTGTCTCACCGAGCTCGGCGAGCACCGGGACGCGGCCGAGAACTGGCTGCGGGCCGCGGACATCGCCCGGCACTGGCCCGAGCAGCGCGACCACGCGACGCTCGCCCATCTCGCCGCCGAAGCGCTCGGGCACGCCGGGCTGCCCGCCGAGGCGGAGCGGGCGTACGCCCGGGCCGGCGACCTGTGGCGGGAGCTCGGCAACGTGCACGCACTGGTCCGGTCGCTGCGGGCCCGGGCCTGGGCCTCCCTGCGTACGGGGGCGGGGCTGGACCGGTCACGGGAGCTGATGGCGGAGGCGGTGCGGGACTGCGAGGAGGGGGTGCGGCTTTCCGGGGCGGTGGGCGAGCAGGATCCGCAGGTCCCTCTCCGCCTCGTCGCGGAACTCGGCCACACCCACCGGCAGTTCGGCGACCTCGTCGCCCGGTCCGTCACCGACGACGTGGAGGAGGGCGTCGCCCGGGGACTCTTCGAGGAGGCGTTGGGTCATGTCACGCGGGCCGTGTCGGTGTTCGCGTCCCTCGGGGACGAGGCGCTCGACGCGCGGACCGGTGCGGAGCTTGCCGCGGGGTGGCTGGAGGCGGACCTGCTCCGTCCCGCCGCCGCGGCGGCGCGGGCGCGCGGAGTTCTGTCCGCCTACGCGGGGGCGTCGGAGGGGGACGGGCCGGCGGGGGCGCGCCGCGCCGAGGCCGAGAACATGCTGAGGCTGATGGAGGAGCGGGGTGAGGGGTAG
- a CDS encoding HSP90 family protein, with translation MDSQTSQPSQASPSPHSFQVDLRGLVDLLSHHLYSSPKVYLRELLQNAVDAITARRAEQPDAPATVRLHAVDGTLRVEDSGIGLTESDVHSLLATIGRSSKRDDGIQAARSDFLGQFGIGLLACFVVAERIRVVSRSARTPDAAPVEWTATDDGSYTVRTLPHEARTDPGTTVHLVARAGAGEWLTEERVRSLARDFGSLLPYDVRVGDEPIADLPAPWDRAHPSPTTRRVALARHCHELFGFTPLDSIELNVPLAGVRGVAYVLPSAVSPAQRASHRVHLKGMLLTERAEQLLPDWAFFVRCVLDTDSLRPTASRESLYEDETLAAVREALGERIRSWLTGLAAGDPERLAAFLSVHHLGVKSLARHDKEMLRTMLPWLPFETTDGRLSLEEFALRHPVVHFTRTVEEYRQVAPIASAQGIGVVNGGYTYDSELVEALPSVRPGSVVAELDADTVTAHLDAIDPAEELALSGFLAAARARLDPLGCDVSLRAFHPLSVPALHLDDRAARHEQARAEAEEQADDLWAGILGSLRGSAPRARLVLNHLNPLIRRISSLRDPELIGTATESLYGQALLMAQRPLRPADSALLNRAFIGLLEWATHPDTGEDDRR, from the coding sequence ATGGACTCCCAGACCTCACAGCCATCACAGGCATCCCCGTCACCCCATTCGTTCCAGGTCGACCTGCGTGGTCTGGTGGACCTGCTCTCCCATCACCTGTACTCGAGCCCCAAGGTCTATCTGCGCGAACTGCTGCAGAACGCCGTGGACGCGATCACCGCCCGGCGTGCCGAGCAGCCGGACGCGCCCGCCACCGTGCGGCTGCACGCGGTGGACGGCACCCTGCGCGTGGAGGACTCCGGCATCGGGCTCACCGAGTCCGACGTGCACAGCCTCCTCGCGACGATCGGCCGCAGCTCCAAGCGGGACGACGGCATCCAGGCGGCCCGCTCCGACTTCCTCGGGCAGTTCGGCATCGGACTGCTGGCGTGCTTCGTGGTCGCCGAGCGCATCCGGGTCGTCAGCCGCAGCGCCCGGACGCCCGACGCGGCGCCCGTCGAGTGGACGGCGACCGACGACGGCTCGTACACCGTGCGCACGCTGCCGCACGAGGCCCGCACCGACCCGGGCACCACCGTGCACCTGGTGGCGCGCGCCGGAGCCGGCGAATGGCTCACCGAGGAGCGGGTGCGGTCACTGGCCCGCGACTTCGGCTCCCTGCTGCCGTACGACGTACGTGTCGGCGACGAGCCGATCGCGGACCTTCCCGCGCCCTGGGACCGCGCCCACCCGAGCCCCACCACCCGCAGGGTGGCCCTGGCCCGGCACTGCCACGAGCTGTTCGGCTTCACTCCGCTGGACTCGATCGAACTGAACGTGCCGCTCGCGGGGGTGCGGGGCGTCGCGTACGTCCTGCCGTCCGCGGTCAGCCCGGCGCAGCGCGCGAGCCACCGGGTGCACCTGAAGGGCATGCTGCTGACCGAGCGGGCCGAACAGCTGCTGCCCGACTGGGCGTTCTTCGTGCGCTGTGTCCTGGACACCGACAGCCTGCGGCCCACAGCGTCGCGCGAGTCGCTCTACGAGGACGAGACCCTGGCGGCCGTGCGCGAGGCCCTCGGCGAGCGCATCCGGTCGTGGCTGACGGGACTCGCGGCGGGTGACCCGGAGCGGCTGGCGGCCTTCCTGTCCGTCCATCACCTGGGCGTGAAGTCACTGGCGCGGCACGACAAGGAGATGCTGCGCACGATGCTGCCGTGGCTGCCCTTCGAGACGACCGACGGACGGCTCTCCCTGGAGGAGTTCGCGCTGCGCCACCCGGTGGTGCACTTCACGCGCACGGTCGAGGAGTACCGCCAGGTCGCGCCCATCGCCTCCGCACAGGGCATCGGCGTCGTCAACGGTGGCTACACCTACGACAGCGAGCTGGTGGAGGCGCTGCCGTCGGTGCGTCCGGGCTCGGTGGTCGCGGAGCTGGACGCCGACACCGTCACGGCGCACCTGGACGCGATCGATCCCGCCGAGGAGCTGGCCCTGTCGGGCTTCCTGGCGGCCGCGCGGGCCAGGCTCGACCCGCTGGGCTGCGACGTGTCGCTGCGCGCCTTCCACCCGCTCTCGGTCCCGGCCCTGCACCTGGACGACCGGGCGGCCCGCCATGAGCAGGCCCGCGCGGAGGCGGAGGAGCAGGCGGACGACCTGTGGGCGGGCATTCTCGGCTCGCTGCGCGGCAGCGCTCCGCGCGCGCGTCTGGTGCTCAACCATCTCAACCCGCTGATCCGGCGGATCAGCTCGCTTCGCGACCCGGAGCTGATCGGCACCGCCACCGAGTCCCTCTACGGCCAGGCCCTCCTGATGGCGCAGCGCCCGCTGCGGCCCGCCGACTCGGCGCTCCTGAACCGCGCGTTCATCGGCCTCCTGGAATGGGCCACCCACCCCGACACCGGAGAGGACGACCGCCGATGA
- the recG gene encoding ATP-dependent DNA helicase RecG has product MDLVPALDEPLKKVLGPPTAKVMAEHLGLHTVGDLLHHYPRRYEERGQLTHLADLPMDEHVTVVAQVADARLLTFASAKAPRGKGQRLEVTITDGSGRLQLVFFGNGVHKPHKDLLPGTRAMFSGKVSVFNHRLQLAHPAYEPLRGEGADDTAAAESVGSWAGALIPIYPATAKLESWKLAKAVQTVLPSAQEAVDPLPDSLREGRGLVSLPEALLKIHRPHTKADIGDARARLKWDEAFVLQVALARRRHADAQLPAVARRPRPDGLLTAFDAKLPFTLTEGQQKVSKEIFDDLATEHPMHRLLQGEVGSGKTMVALRAMLAVVDAGGQAVMLAPTEVLAQQHHRSVTEMMGELAEGGMLGGAEHSTKVVLLTGSMGAAGRRQALLDLVTGEAGIVIGTHALIEDKVQFHDLGLVVVDEQHRFGVEQRDALRGKGKQPPHLLVMTATPIPRTVAMTVFGDLETSVLDQLPAGRSPIASHVVPAADKPHFLARAWERVREEVDNGHQAYVVCPRIGDEEDDPKKSGKKKSPEDEAEKRPPLAVLDIAQQLAKGPLQGLRVEVLHGRMPADDKDAVMRRFAAGETDVLVATTVIEVGVNVPNATAMVIMDADRFGVSQLHQLRGRVGRGSAAGLCLLVSEMPEASPARQRLNAVASTLDGFELSRIDLEQRREGDVLGQAQSGVRSSLRMLTVIEDEEIIAEAREEAAAVVAADPELTGFPGLRTALEALLDEEREQYLDKG; this is encoded by the coding sequence ATGGATCTCGTGCCCGCGCTCGATGAACCACTGAAGAAGGTGCTCGGTCCCCCCACCGCGAAGGTGATGGCCGAGCATCTCGGCCTGCACACCGTCGGTGATCTCCTGCACCACTATCCGCGCAGATACGAGGAGCGCGGCCAGCTCACCCACCTCGCCGACCTGCCCATGGACGAGCACGTGACGGTGGTCGCCCAGGTCGCCGACGCGCGCCTGCTCACCTTCGCCTCCGCCAAGGCGCCCCGCGGCAAGGGCCAGCGTCTGGAGGTGACCATCACGGACGGCAGCGGCCGCCTCCAGCTGGTCTTCTTCGGCAACGGCGTGCACAAGCCCCACAAGGACCTGCTGCCCGGCACCCGCGCGATGTTCTCGGGCAAGGTCTCCGTCTTCAACCACCGCCTCCAGCTGGCCCATCCGGCGTACGAGCCGCTGCGCGGCGAGGGTGCCGACGACACCGCCGCCGCCGAGAGCGTCGGTTCCTGGGCGGGCGCGCTCATCCCGATCTACCCGGCCACCGCCAAGCTGGAGTCCTGGAAGCTCGCCAAGGCCGTCCAGACGGTGCTGCCCAGTGCCCAGGAAGCCGTCGACCCGCTGCCGGACTCCCTGCGGGAGGGCCGTGGCCTGGTCTCCCTGCCGGAAGCCCTGCTGAAGATCCACCGTCCGCACACCAAGGCGGACATCGGCGACGCCCGCGCCCGCCTGAAGTGGGACGAGGCCTTCGTCCTCCAGGTGGCGCTGGCCCGCCGCCGGCACGCCGACGCCCAACTCCCCGCCGTGGCCCGCAGACCCCGCCCGGACGGCCTGCTCACCGCTTTCGACGCCAAGCTTCCCTTCACCCTCACCGAGGGCCAGCAGAAGGTCTCCAAGGAGATCTTCGACGACCTCGCCACCGAACACCCGATGCACCGGCTGCTCCAGGGAGAGGTGGGCAGCGGCAAGACGATGGTCGCCCTGCGCGCCATGCTCGCCGTCGTCGACGCGGGCGGGCAGGCCGTGATGCTCGCGCCCACCGAAGTGCTCGCGCAGCAGCACCACCGGTCGGTCACCGAGATGATGGGGGAGCTGGCCGAGGGCGGGATGCTGGGCGGCGCCGAGCACTCCACCAAGGTCGTGCTGCTCACCGGATCCATGGGGGCGGCGGGGCGCCGGCAGGCGCTGCTCGACCTGGTCACCGGCGAGGCCGGCATCGTCATCGGCACGCACGCGCTGATCGAGGACAAGGTGCAATTCCACGACCTGGGCCTGGTCGTCGTCGACGAGCAGCACCGCTTCGGGGTCGAGCAGCGCGACGCCCTGCGCGGCAAGGGCAAGCAGCCCCCGCACCTCCTGGTGATGACCGCCACGCCCATTCCCCGCACGGTCGCGATGACCGTCTTCGGCGACCTGGAGACCTCCGTCCTCGACCAGCTCCCCGCGGGGCGCTCACCGATCGCCAGTCATGTCGTCCCCGCCGCGGACAAGCCGCACTTCCTCGCCCGCGCCTGGGAGCGCGTGCGCGAGGAAGTGGACAACGGCCACCAGGCGTACGTGGTCTGCCCCCGCATCGGGGACGAGGAGGACGATCCGAAGAAGAGCGGCAAGAAGAAGTCGCCCGAGGACGAGGCCGAGAAGCGCCCGCCCCTCGCCGTCCTCGACATCGCCCAGCAGCTGGCCAAGGGGCCTCTCCAGGGGCTCCGGGTCGAGGTCCTGCACGGCCGCATGCCGGCCGACGACAAGGACGCCGTGATGCGCCGCTTCGCGGCCGGTGAGACCGACGTCCTGGTCGCCACGACCGTCATCGAGGTCGGCGTGAACGTGCCGAACGCCACGGCGATGGTGATCATGGACGCCGACCGGTTCGGCGTCTCCCAGCTCCACCAGTTGCGCGGCCGGGTGGGCCGGGGTTCCGCCGCCGGACTCTGCCTGCTGGTCAGTGAGATGCCGGAGGCGAGCCCGGCCCGTCAGCGGCTGAACGCGGTGGCGTCCACGCTCGACGGTTTCGAACTCTCGCGCATCGACCTCGAACAGCGCCGTGAGGGCGACGTCCTGGGCCAGGCCCAGTCCGGCGTCCGCTCGTCGCTGCGCATGCTCACCGTCATCGAGGACGAGGAGATCATCGCCGAGGCCCGTGAGGAGGCGGCCGCGGTCGTCGCCGCCGACCCGGAGCTCACCGGCTTCCCGGGCCTGCGCACCGCCCTGGAAGCGCTCCTGGACGAGGAACGCGAGCAGTATCTCGACAAGGGCTGA
- the rsmD gene encoding 16S rRNA (guanine(966)-N(2))-methyltransferase RsmD: MTRVIAGRAGGRRLAVPPGTGTRPTSDRAREGLFSTWQSLLGGPLEGERVLDLYAGSGAVGLEALSRGAGHALLVEADARAARVIRENVKSLGLPGAEVRPGKAEQIVQTPAPAEPYDLVFLDPPYAVSDDDLREILLTLRTQGWLAGEALVTVERSTRGGEFGWPDGFDALRARRYGEGTFWYGRAASTCEDAR, encoded by the coding sequence ATGACCCGCGTGATCGCCGGCCGGGCCGGCGGACGCCGTCTGGCCGTCCCGCCGGGCACCGGCACCCGGCCCACCTCCGACCGGGCGCGCGAGGGCCTCTTCTCCACCTGGCAGTCCCTGCTCGGCGGCCCGCTGGAGGGCGAACGCGTGCTCGACCTGTACGCGGGCTCCGGCGCCGTGGGCCTGGAGGCGCTCAGCCGCGGTGCCGGCCACGCCCTGCTCGTCGAGGCCGACGCCCGCGCCGCCCGCGTCATCCGGGAGAACGTGAAATCACTGGGCCTGCCCGGCGCCGAGGTCAGGCCGGGCAAAGCGGAACAGATCGTTCAGACGCCGGCTCCCGCAGAACCGTACGACCTCGTCTTCCTCGACCCGCCGTACGCCGTGTCGGACGACGATCTTCGCGAGATTCTGCTCACACTCCGGACGCAGGGCTGGCTCGCGGGCGAAGCGCTCGTCACCGTGGAGCGCAGCACCAGAGGCGGCGAATTCGGGTGGCCGGACGGTTTTGACGCGCTCCGGGCCCGTCGTTACGGCGAGGGGACCTTTTGGTACGGTCGCGCCGCCTCTACGTGCGAAGACGCACGATGA
- the coaD gene encoding pantetheine-phosphate adenylyltransferase translates to MRRAVCPGSFDPITNGHLDIIARASRLYDVVHVVVMINQSKQGLFTVDERIELIREVTADFGNVQVEPYHGLLVDFCKQRDIPAIVKGLRAVSDFDYELQMAQMNNGLSGVETLFIPTSPTYSFLSSSLVKEVATWGGDISHLVPPVVLEALKGRLGQD, encoded by the coding sequence TTGCGCCGCGCCGTCTGTCCGGGGTCATTCGACCCCATCACCAATGGACACCTCGACATCATCGCCCGCGCTTCCAGGCTCTACGACGTCGTGCACGTCGTGGTGATGATCAATCAGTCGAAGCAGGGCCTGTTCACCGTCGACGAGCGGATCGAGCTGATCCGCGAGGTCACCGCGGATTTCGGCAACGTCCAGGTCGAGCCCTACCACGGCCTGCTCGTCGACTTCTGCAAGCAGCGGGACATCCCCGCCATCGTCAAGGGCCTGCGCGCGGTCAGCGACTTCGACTACGAACTGCAGATGGCCCAGATGAACAATGGCCTCTCGGGTGTGGAGACGCTGTTCATCCCGACCAGCCCCACCTATAGCTTCCTCTCCTCCTCGCTGGTCAAGGAGGTCGCGACCTGGGGCGGCGACATCTCCCACCTGGTGCCGCCGGTGGTCCTGGAGGCGCTGAAGGGGCGGCTCGGCCAGGACTGA